A portion of the Anoxybacillus gonensis genome contains these proteins:
- a CDS encoding CtsR family transcriptional regulator encodes MRNISDVIEQYLKQVLNMSGKDIVEIKRSEIADKFQCVPSQINYVINTRFTLERGYIVESKRGGGGYIRIMKVKAQNASQLIDHLLSIVRDRISQTNGEHIIQRLLDEKVISEREANMMLSIIDRAVLSIDLPHRDELRARILKAMLTSLKYM; translated from the coding sequence GTGAGGAATATCTCTGATGTCATTGAGCAATATTTAAAGCAAGTATTAAATATGAGCGGAAAAGATATCGTCGAGATTAAACGAAGTGAAATTGCGGATAAATTTCAGTGTGTTCCTTCGCAAATTAACTATGTCATTAATACACGTTTTACGTTAGAGAGAGGATATATTGTTGAAAGTAAACGCGGCGGTGGCGGTTATATTCGTATTATGAAAGTGAAAGCCCAAAATGCTTCTCAGCTCATTGACCATTTATTGTCCATCGTTCGCGACCGAATTAGTCAGACGAATGGAGAGCATATTATTCAACGATTGTTAGATGAAAAGGTAATTTCGGAGCGGGAAGCGAATATGATGTTAAGCATTATTGATCGCGCAGTTTTATCTATTGACCTTCCTCATCGTGATGAACTGCGTGCCCGCATATTAAAAGCGATGCTGACATCGCTAAAGTATATGTAA
- a CDS encoding UvrB/UvrC motif-containing protein yields the protein MICQECNQRPATLHFTKIVNGEKTEIHLCEQCAHEKGEMFMFPHQGAFSINNLIAGLLNMDASLKEPKAPSFHNEHILQCEHCKMTYAQFVKVGRFGCASCYETFRTHLPPIFRRLHGGHVAHEGKIPKRVGGTLYVRKQIGQLKQMLQELIAKEQFEKAAEVRDQIRELETKLNAEGGA from the coding sequence TTGATATGTCAAGAATGCAATCAACGGCCAGCGACGCTTCATTTTACTAAAATTGTGAATGGGGAAAAAACAGAAATTCATCTTTGTGAACAATGTGCGCATGAAAAAGGTGAAATGTTTATGTTCCCTCATCAAGGCGCTTTTTCCATTAACAATTTAATTGCAGGATTATTAAATATGGATGCGTCATTAAAAGAACCAAAAGCGCCCTCTTTTCATAATGAGCATATATTACAATGCGAGCATTGCAAAATGACATATGCCCAATTTGTGAAAGTTGGTCGCTTTGGTTGTGCGAGTTGCTATGAGACGTTTCGTACCCATTTGCCACCTATTTTTCGAAGATTGCATGGCGGGCATGTAGCCCATGAAGGGAAAATTCCGAAGCGGGTCGGTGGGACATTATATGTTCGTAAACAAATTGGACAGTTAAAACAAATGTTACAGGAGCTTATTGCTAAAGAACAGTTCGAAAAAGCCGCTGAAGTGCGTGATCAAATTCGGGAGCTTGAGACAAAATTAAACGCAGAAGGGGGCGCTTGA
- a CDS encoding protein arginine kinase, with protein MNEYVFFQRALSPWMNEEGPDSDIVLSSRIRLARNMKQYSFPTVFTNEEAMQIVQLFEQLFSQRRLGHIGPFFLLKMNELQSIEKRVLVEKHLISPHLAEDCTFGACLLSEQEEASIMINEEDHIRIQCLFAGFQLKEALKMANALDDWIEQHVDYAFDEKYGYLTSCPTNVGTGLRASVMMHLPGLVLTQQINQVIPAINQLGLVVRGTYGEGSEALGNIFQISNQITLGKSEEDIVEDLTGVVRQLIEQERMAREALVKTSNIQLEDRVYRSYGVLTNSRIIGSKEAAQCLSDVRLGIDLGYITNVPKTILTELMILTQPGFLQKYAGGALRPQERDVRRASLIRERLYQWK; from the coding sequence ATGAATGAATATGTATTTTTCCAACGCGCTCTCAGCCCATGGATGAACGAAGAAGGTCCAGACTCTGACATTGTATTAAGTAGTCGCATTCGTCTAGCGAGAAACATGAAACAATACTCGTTCCCGACCGTATTTACAAATGAAGAAGCGATGCAAATTGTTCAGTTATTTGAACAGTTATTTTCACAAAGACGTCTCGGTCATATCGGCCCCTTTTTCTTATTAAAAATGAATGAGTTACAATCGATTGAAAAGCGTGTGTTAGTCGAAAAACATTTGATTAGTCCTCATTTAGCTGAAGATTGTACATTTGGTGCATGTTTATTATCGGAACAAGAAGAAGCAAGCATTATGATCAATGAGGAAGATCATATTCGCATTCAATGTTTGTTTGCAGGTTTTCAATTAAAAGAAGCGTTAAAAATGGCTAACGCTTTAGACGACTGGATTGAACAACATGTCGACTATGCTTTTGATGAAAAATACGGATATTTAACTAGTTGCCCAACAAACGTCGGAACGGGATTACGTGCATCCGTTATGATGCATTTACCAGGACTTGTATTAACACAACAAATAAATCAAGTAATTCCAGCTATTAATCAGCTTGGTTTAGTTGTTCGTGGCACGTATGGAGAAGGCAGTGAAGCATTAGGGAATATTTTTCAAATATCAAATCAAATTACATTAGGAAAAAGTGAAGAAGATATTGTCGAAGATTTAACAGGAGTTGTTCGTCAATTAATTGAACAAGAGCGAATGGCGCGTGAGGCATTAGTCAAAACTTCTAACATACAATTAGAAGATAGGGTATATCGTTCTTACGGTGTGTTAACGAATAGTCGAATCATCGGTTCAAAAGAAGCGGCACAATGTTTATCTGATGTACGATTAGGTATTGATTTAGGGTATATTACGAACGTGCCAAAAACGATTTTAACAGAGCTAATGATTTTGACGCAGCCCGGTTTCTTACAAAAATATGCAGGTGGTGCGTTGCGTCCGCAAGAGCGAGATGTTCGCCGCGCATCACTCATTCGTGAACGATTATACCAATGGAAGTAA
- the clpC gene encoding ATP-dependent protease ATP-binding subunit ClpC, whose translation MMFGRFTERAQKVLALAQEEAVRLGHNNIGTEHILLGLIREGEGIAAKALMALGLGPDKIQKEVESLIGRGNEVGQTIHYTPRAKKVIELSMDEARKLGHSYVGTEHILLGLIREGEGVAARVLNNLGVSLNKARQQVLQLLGSNESASGHHGGTTHANTPTLDSLARDLTAIAREGGLDPVIGRSKEIQRVIEVLSRRTKNNPVLIGEPGVGKTAIAEGLAQQIVNNEVPETLRDKRVMTLDMGTVVAGTKYRGEFEDRLKKVMDEIRQAGNIILFIDELHTLIGAGGAEGAIDASNILKPSLARGELQCIGATTLDEYRKYIEKDAALERRFQPIHVGEPTVEESIQILKGLRDRYEAHHRVSISDEAIEQAVKLSDRYISDRFLPDKAIDLIDEACSKVRLRSFTTPPNLKELEQKLEEIRKEKDAAVQSQEFEKAASLRDAEQKLREQLEETKRAWKEKQGQENSEVTVEDIAAVVSSWTGIPVSKLAQTETERLLKLEEILHSRVIGQEEAVKAVAKAVRRARAGLKDPKRPIGSFIFLGPTGVGKTELARALAEAMFGDEDAMIRIDMSEYMEKHSTSRLVGSPPGYVGYEEGGQLTEKVRRKPYSVILLDEIEKAHPDVFNILLQVLEDGRLTDSKGRTVDFRNTIIIMTSNVGADALKRNKYVGFNVQDESQQYKDMKGKVMDELKKAFRPEFLNRIDEIIVFHSLEKKHLKEIVSLMVEQLKKRLQEQQIDLELTDAAIEKLAEEGYDLEYGARPLRRAIQKHIEDRLSEELLKGTIGSGQKVVMDVKDGQFVVLTTETVK comes from the coding sequence ATGATGTTCGGACGTTTTACAGAGCGAGCACAAAAAGTGTTAGCACTAGCACAAGAAGAAGCAGTTCGTTTGGGACATAACAATATTGGAACAGAGCACATTTTGCTCGGCTTAATTCGCGAAGGGGAAGGAATTGCAGCAAAAGCGCTTATGGCGCTTGGATTAGGACCAGATAAAATTCAAAAAGAAGTAGAATCACTCATTGGACGTGGAAACGAAGTAGGACAAACGATTCATTATACGCCTCGTGCAAAAAAAGTGATTGAATTGTCTATGGATGAAGCTAGAAAGCTTGGACATTCGTACGTTGGAACAGAGCATATTTTACTTGGACTTATTCGTGAAGGAGAAGGTGTTGCTGCACGTGTTTTAAATAATTTAGGAGTAAGCCTAAATAAAGCTCGTCAGCAAGTGCTTCAATTATTAGGAAGCAATGAATCGGCATCAGGGCATCATGGGGGAACCACGCATGCGAACACGCCGACACTAGACAGTTTAGCACGTGATTTAACAGCCATTGCACGTGAAGGCGGTTTAGACCCTGTGATTGGAAGAAGTAAAGAAATTCAACGTGTCATTGAAGTGTTAAGTCGCCGGACGAAAAATAATCCTGTTTTAATCGGAGAGCCAGGTGTAGGGAAAACGGCTATTGCCGAAGGACTAGCTCAACAAATTGTCAATAACGAAGTGCCAGAGACGCTTCGCGATAAGCGTGTCATGACGCTTGATATGGGAACAGTCGTTGCAGGAACAAAATATCGTGGGGAATTTGAAGATCGTTTGAAAAAAGTAATGGATGAAATTCGCCAGGCTGGCAACATCATTTTGTTTATTGACGAATTGCATACGCTCATCGGAGCAGGCGGTGCGGAAGGGGCTATTGATGCATCAAATATTTTAAAACCTTCTCTTGCTCGCGGAGAATTACAATGCATCGGGGCAACAACATTAGATGAATACCGAAAATATATTGAAAAAGACGCAGCATTAGAAAGACGTTTCCAACCAATTCACGTTGGGGAACCAACGGTTGAGGAATCTATTCAAATTTTAAAAGGTTTGCGAGATCGTTACGAAGCTCACCATCGCGTTTCTATTTCAGATGAGGCGATTGAGCAGGCAGTAAAGCTTTCAGACCGCTATATTTCGGATCGATTTTTACCAGATAAAGCAATTGATTTAATTGACGAAGCTTGCTCGAAAGTACGCTTACGTTCGTTTACGACACCACCAAATTTAAAAGAGCTTGAACAAAAACTTGAGGAAATTCGCAAAGAAAAAGATGCAGCTGTGCAAAGTCAAGAGTTTGAAAAAGCAGCATCATTACGAGATGCAGAACAAAAATTGCGCGAACAACTTGAAGAAACAAAGCGGGCATGGAAAGAGAAACAAGGTCAAGAAAACTCTGAAGTGACTGTAGAAGATATTGCAGCTGTTGTATCAAGTTGGACGGGAATTCCGGTATCTAAATTAGCTCAAACAGAAACAGAACGATTATTAAAGTTAGAGGAAATTTTACATTCTCGTGTCATCGGGCAAGAAGAGGCAGTAAAAGCTGTTGCTAAAGCGGTTCGTCGTGCTCGTGCAGGATTAAAAGATCCAAAGCGTCCAATTGGCTCGTTTATTTTCCTTGGACCGACGGGTGTAGGAAAAACAGAGTTAGCGCGAGCGCTTGCTGAAGCGATGTTTGGCGATGAAGATGCGATGATTCGTATCGATATGTCTGAATATATGGAGAAACATTCGACATCACGTCTTGTCGGTTCACCTCCAGGATACGTCGGCTATGAAGAAGGTGGACAATTAACGGAAAAAGTTCGTCGCAAACCGTATTCTGTCATCTTATTAGATGAGATTGAAAAAGCGCATCCAGATGTATTTAACATTTTATTACAAGTGTTAGAAGATGGCCGTTTGACAGATTCGAAAGGACGCACAGTTGATTTCCGCAATACGATCATTATTATGACATCAAACGTTGGTGCTGACGCTTTAAAAAGAAATAAATATGTCGGTTTTAATGTGCAAGACGAAAGCCAGCAATACAAAGATATGAAAGGGAAAGTGATGGACGAGTTGAAAAAGGCGTTCCGTCCGGAGTTTTTAAACCGAATTGATGAAATTATTGTTTTCCATTCACTTGAAAAGAAACATTTGAAGGAAATTGTTTCATTAATGGTTGAGCAATTGAAAAAACGCCTACAAGAACAACAAATCGATTTAGAATTAACGGATGCCGCAATTGAAAAATTAGCAGAAGAAGGTTACGATTTAGAGTACGGAGCGCGTCCATTGCGTCGAGCGATTCAAAAACATATTGAAGATCGTTTATCTGAAGAACTGTTAAAAGGAACGATTGGCAGCGGACAAAAAGTTGTTATGGACGTAAAAGATGGTCAGTTTGTTGTGTTAACAACAGAGACAGTAAAATAA